From a single Nicotiana tomentosiformis chromosome 2, ASM39032v3, whole genome shotgun sequence genomic region:
- the LOC138904262 gene encoding uncharacterized protein, whose product MPIWRCKKKRVDILPKAIQAKECLRDNQVKAEKDRPQLPVRGGYKGDQPSNGGPSRSGGDLSATKSKAPSSGSNIDASNNNDLGRTPPSGCRHCGRPHQNNKCPHAQMNAHQTFDDGRDDDTDDADQKEPTVGTSAGIRKKKDPCPTNNNGKKKAEDGPPLNQEKTLMFVEMKVSGKPIRAMIDTSATHNYLASTQVERLGLVVGKGRGRVKAINSPPELVGGIAKGVPVKLGPYEGKFNLCVVIIDDFELIVGLEFMRKTNTIPIPYADMLCMMGENGSMPCIIPCTTTKMVIENILALQLKKGVKRHEPTFLATLYIEDIECSSSPIPALVKELLKEFEDVMPEDMPRRLPPRQTMDHEIELVSVVNPPARAPYRMSQHELTELQR is encoded by the exons atgcccatATGGAGATGCAAAAAAAAAAGGGTTGACATTTTACCCAAGGCGATCCAAGCAAAGGAATGCCTTAGGGACAATCAAGTGAAAGCTgagaaggataggcctcaactgCCTGTCCGAGGGGGATATAAAGGGGACCAGCCTAGTaatggtggccctagcagaagtggaggagatctgagtgcaaccaaatctaaggCTCCTTCTTCAGGCAGCAATATTGATGCATCTAACAACAACGATCTGGGGAGGACGCCTCCTTCAGGATGTCGTCATTGCGGCAGGCCACATCAGAACAATAaatgtccacatgcacagatgaatgcccatcaaACTTTTGATGATGGGAGGGATGACGACACAGATGATGCTGACCAGAAAGAACCAACAG TGGGAACTAGTGCTGGTATCcgtaagaagaaggacccctgtccaaccAACAATAATGGAAAAAAGAAGGCGGAGGATGGGCCTCCTCTTAACCAAGAGAAGACCTTGATGTTCGTCGAGATGAAAGTTAGTGGCAAGCCCATCCGAGCGATGATAGACACGAGCGCTACTCATAACTACTTAGCCTCAACTCAAGTAGAGCGCCTTGgtctagttgtaggaaagggcagaggtcgtgtcaaggctatcaactcaccgcCTGAGctagtgggtggaatagccaaaggagTGCCCGTGAAGCTTGGTCCTTATGAAGGAAAATTCAACTTGTGTGTGGtaatcatagatgactttgagctGATAGTTGGGTTGGAATTCATGCGGAAAACCAACACCATTCCTATTCCTTATGCTGATATGCTATGCATGATGGGAGAAAATGGGTCCATGCCCTGTATTATCCCATGCACAACCACAAAGATGGTCATTGAGAACATCTTGGCCCTACAGTTGAAGAAGGGAGTCAAAAGACATGAAcctacgttcctggctaccctatATATTGAAGATATAGAATGCTCTTCGAGTCCCATTCCTGCACTTGTGAAAGAGCTGCTAAAGGAGTTTGAAGACGTCATGCCAGAAGACATGCCAAGGCGACTCCCGCCTAGGCAAACtatggaccatgagattgagttggtgtcgGTTGTGAATccacctgcccgggcgccttacagaatgtcacaacACGAACTTACCGAGCTTCAAAGATAG